CGGACGATCGCGCCGCCACGCCTCCCCCCCCGCACCACACCCGCCGCGAAAGCAccccgcgcgcccccctcccacCCGCGACTTGCGGGAAGGAGAGGGGCGCGCGGAGCGCCCCCACGCCAAGCACGATGTGGAGGGAGGGGGAGCGACCCAGCGACGCCTCCCCCCCCCACACCGCGCCCGCCACGAGGGCGCCCCAcgcgcccccctcccccccgcgacttgcgaggaggagaggggcgccggctgcgcccccgcgtcaagcacgatgcggagagtggaggagcgcgtagcgacgcctcctccgtcccgccggtcgcctccttcgtagcgcgtcggcgtgagcgtcggcttcgcgctcacgctccgcagcctccttcagcgagataacttcttcgcagaaggaggccacggccgaccaggacctcgcgctgccgagcatggagcggaccacgctcgacagcgcgaggtctccgccgatgaccgccacgagggccctccgctgagggtcccaggcggcgcactcttctagcgtgtggcgcgccgtgtcaatcggagcaccacactcgtgacaggcaggggtggcttccctcctcgcgatctggtgcaggtacttaccaaaGCAACCATGCCCGGTAAGCACCTGCGTCAGGCGGAAGGTCAGCACCCCGTGCCGCCTTTGGACCCAGCGACTTAAATGTGGACGTATCGCGTCCACCGTCACCGTGCCCGCCGCCGGAGACCCCAGGCTCTCCTCCCACTTGATCATCAGGGCCCTCTTAGCTTGAGCCCTGATGTCCATCGCTCGGTCCGTACTACGGACCTGCCCTTCTCCAGCTCTGAGGCTCGACTTTGCCGCGTACACTCTCGCGAGCATCTCCGCCTGGAGTTCCCAGGGCGGATCGCCCGCGAGGAGCGTGGCCGCCGTCCACGACACCGTACGGTATCCCCGTATCGCTCTCACCGCTATGGCCCTCTGGGGTCTCCGCAGGAGGGCCTTGTTGTCGCGAGACGCGAGAGCGTCGGCGAACACGGGGGCACCGTACAGTGCCATGCTGCGAACTATGCCGACGTATAGACGTCGGCATGGCGAGTCCGGGCCGCCTACGTTGGGCAGAAGTCTgcccagcgcggcggcggctttCTCGAGCCTCGGAGCGAGCTCTCTAAAGTGCGGACCGAAGCTCCACCGGCCGTCCAGGATTAGGCCGAGATATTTCATCTGGGCCTTGACGGCGATCTCCACCCCCTGGACGACCACACGCGCACCTCGGGGGGGGCCTCTTCGTGGGCCGTGGAAGAGGAGGGCCTCCGTCTTCGACAAGGAGACCCTCAGGCCCAGTGCCTCGATGCGGCCGACCGCTATCGACGCGCCGGTTCGCGCCAGACCGGCCGCCTCTTCGAAGCTGCCGCCCCGGGCCGTCAGCAGAGTGTCgtccgcgtagcagatgacgcTGAGCCCGGGCGGCAGTGGCGTCCGCAGCAACCAGTCGAAGCCGACGTTCCACAGGGTCGGTCCGAGGACGgagccctgcggaacgccgcactcgACGCGACGGCGGTACAGTCGGCCGTCGCCCCCCTCCCATAAGACCTCTCTCTCGcggaggtacgcctccagcagaCTCTGGAGATATGGAGGCACGTCCTGATACTTCAGTGCCTCCACAATCGTCTCAACAGGAatgctgttgaaggcgttcgacACGTCCAGCGAGATGGCCAGGAGAACGTCTCCGCTGGCCACCACCTCCGCGGAGAGGGACCTAAGGGCGTTCAGAGCGTCCAGGGTGGAGCGGCCCGCCCTGAACCCGTACTGAGCGTTCGACAGACCCGGCCCCGACTCGTCGAGGTGCCGGACGAGACGGTCCGCGAGAATCTTCTCGAAGAGCTTGGCCGTCTCGTCCAGCAGCACGATCGGCCTGTACGCGGAGGGAGAGTCGACAGGTCGGCCCTCCTTACGTATCAGGCACAACCGGCCCGTCTTCCACGGCTTCGGGAACTGCCCGGAAGCTAGACACTTGTCGAACAGTCCCCGAAGTTCTCCTCTCAGGTGTTCCAGGGCGATATACAATACTCGCCCCGGAACACCATCCGGCCCCGGCGCCGTCTTCTTGGCCCTGAGACGCTCGAGGGCCGTATCCATCTCCCCCTCCGAGATGCCGGGTGGGGAGGGCGGGTCGAACTCGGTCCGAGAAGACGGCGACGGCGTCGCCATCGTCGGGGGAACATGTACGGGACGGTGCGGAAACAGTTCCGACACCGTCCGCCAGAGGAGATCCGGCGGCATCGTTTCCGTCACGGGGGCGCCCTGCGCGCGAAGCTTGCTTCGCGCAGCGCGATAGGGACGGCCCCATGGATCTCGGTTTAGACCCGCCAGCAGCTCCTTCCAGGCGGCGTCCTTCCCTCGGCTGATGGCGTgctgcagggcctgctttgCCGTGCGGTATGCATCCCGCAGCTCCGCCTCCAGAGCCGGATCCCTGGCGCTGCGCCTCCGACAGCGTTGATACGCCCGGCGGGCGGTCATGCTGGCCGCACGAAGCTCCGCTATTTCGGGCGACCACCAGTACACCGCCCGCCGTCCTAGCGGGCGGCGGCCGACCTTCGGCATGGCCGCATCGCAGACGTTGGCCAACGACCTGCGAAAGCGGCCAGCCAGCTCATCCACGCTGGCACCATCGGCGTCGCGGTGGCTCGCCCACCGCTGGACGATTGCGGCCTCGCGCGCCGCCTCGACGTCGAGCCTGCTTAGGGCCCAGCGGGGTAGCCTGCTCGGGCCCCTAGACCGATCTGCTGACGAGGACGGGGTGGAGACCCCGAACCTGATATAGTTGtggtccgagagagtctccaccccCTCCTCCACTCTCCAGTCTGTCACTCTCCGCGCGATTGCGGGGCTGGCGAACGAGAGGTCCACCACGGAACCCCCGCGCAATCGCACGCACGTCTGAACGTTTCCAACGTTCAGGAGTGACAGACCAGAGAGGAGGGCCCAATCCTCGACGGCCCGCCCCCTCGCATCCGTGTTCGGGTTGCCCCAGGCTCGGGacttggcgttgaagtcgccgagAACTATCACGGCTCTCGGCGACTGTCGGCATACCGCAGCTCTGACGGTGTCGAGGAAGACCTCGAAGTCCGCCAGGCTGCGGTTGGGGGAAAAGTAGAGGCCGATGACCGCATACTCTCCCCACGTCACCACGACGTATCCCGAGCCGCGCTCCACGAGTGCGAGGGGGCGGGTGGCGGAACTGCCTAGTGCGACCGCCACCGTGCCGTCGAGATCCCCCAACCAGTTCGGTTGGGGGGGAACCCAGTACGGTTCGCAGACGACGGCCACATCGATCATCCACTGCGCCATGGACTGGGTCAACAAGTCCTGAGCCCTGGCGCAGTGGTTGAGATTGGCTTGGAGGAAGCTGTGATGTCCGATGTGATCCATGGATTACTCAGACATCACAACCTCCACCTCCCCCGCCGCGGCCGGGGGGGCAACGCCGTCTGCGGCTGTCTGGCTTGCGGTCTCTCGGGGGGCCCGGGTTCCGAGGGCCCCCTTTCCTTTCGAGGTCGCAGGCCTGCACCTGCGGCCGCACATGATGTGCCCCGAGGGTTTACCTCCCTCGGCGCACACCACGCAGCGCGGTGTCTTCTCCGGGCAGGAGGCGACCTTGTGCCCCGCGTTCCCGCATTTAAAGCAGAGGTTGCCCCTGTCGACAGACGCCGGACACTTCGGGCGCGTGTGGCCCAACCCCATGCACTTAAAGCAGCGCATGGGGAGCGCCTCCAGGGCCGACACTCGCACCGAGCTCCAGCCGATCAGTAGCCTGCCCCCCTCGGTCAGCGCTTTCGCAACCGAGACGGGGCAGGCTACGACGGTGGAGCCCATGCCGCCGAAGCCGGAGCGGATCGCCCCGACCCTCACCGTGCCGACGTCGGACGATGTCGCCTTCGCGACCGCCGCCGCCACCCTCTCGGGAGTGGCCGTGTCATCCAGGCCCGAGATGCGCACCTGCGCGGTCTTAACGGGCCTGACGACGGTGGCCACGTCCGAGAGGGCCTCCCTGAGCCGGCTGGCGAGCCGGTCGGCCTTCTCCTCTTTGTCGGAACCGGGGATCTCGAGCATCCTCGCTCCCGTCGCCGTATGACGGAAGAGGATGCGCTCGATCCCCAGTTCCTCCAATTTCACGGTGTCTTCAGCCGACCGGAAGATGGAGTCGTAAGTTTGACCCTTCTCTACAGCCGCCGGCTGCAGCTGGACGACGACTGCCGCAGTCTTCGGGGCCTTGAATTTGGCCTTAACCGTCGCCTTTGTTGCCGGCCTTCCGGACTGCTTGGTCGGCTTGGCGGTCGGCTTGGCGGCCGGTCGCGCGGACGACGCCGCGGCTGGCTTGCCAGTCGGCTTCACCGCAGGGGCGGCAGTCCGGCCTTCGACTGCAGGTGTAGATGGAGGGGCGGAGGACTTCCCTTTCCCCTTCCTCTTGCCCTTCCCTCTTTTGACCACTGTTGCCCAGGTTTCCTCCCGGGCAACCGTGGAGGGGGCCGCTGACGTAGTGGCCGCCGTCTCAGGGCGTCGAGGTCCACCAGCTCCCAGTTGGGGGCGGACCGACGGAGCCGGCGGCAGCCTCTCCTCGATCTGCGCCAGCCGGACGTTCATCATATCGCCCAGCGAGCAGGTCAAGGAGTGCTTGAACTCCTCTAGCATGGCCGCCACCGGAAGTGTCGCAGGTGGACCGGCGACTGAGGCGTtggcagcggcggcggcggcggcggcggcgttaGCGGCCGCTTCCGTCTTCGCCTCGGCGAAGCCGCGCCGCATCGCCTTCAGCTCCGTTTTCATTGCCTCTATTTCGATCCTGAAGCGGCGGTTCTCCGCTCGGAGCCGCCTCACTTCATCGGCCTCGGTCCTAGAGGCAAAGGCGTCGACCACCTCGCTCAGGTCCGTCGCGGACCTCTTCAGCTTTGCGACGAACTCGCCTTTGAGGTTCCCGGATTTCCGGGCAACCTCTAGTATTACGGCGAGTCCCTCGCCCGCGCGCGCCCTGAGTTCCTGCGCGTTGAGCGCAACAACGTCGTCTACGATCGACGAGCCGACGTCGGACTCGTTGTCGATGAGTATGTTTACGGGTTCCGGCCGGACAGGTGCTGGCTTGAGGAACTTTTCGCGGGAAGGACCCGCCGTGGTTCCTCTCGCCTTTCCCCTTCTCGCCGTGTTAATTTTAGCGAGGCCCGCGCCCTCGGCCTCCGTGTCCGAACCGTCACGCCCAGACGCGAAGGTCGAGGATGAGGGTCGCTTCCGCCGTCCCGTCAAGGCAATATGCCTGTCAGGGGATCCCGAAACCATGTCTGTATCGGTGTCCGTTTTGTCGTCCGCAGCCAGAACCGCAAAACGGTTTCCACCTTTGTCCTGGCCCTTAGAAGGGCCTTTTTGGCGTGAGAGGAATCTCCCCTTGCGATCTCGCGAGGGGAGACCAGTCCTCGAGAGTGACGGCTCGTTTGAGCCGCCACTCCGAAGGCTGTTATCGGAGTCCGTATTTCTTGCAGAGGTCGCACCGCCCTTCCCGGGCACAACGTCAACGCCCATATGGGGCGAATCACAGTAACAAAGGGTGCCCTCCCCAGAATCGAACGGGCAGCGTGCATCCGAAGATGCACGGAGGGATTCTCCTTTGCCGGAGGCGCAGGTACCCTCCTGGGGTAGTTTCGTTTTAGTCTTTGTTTCCATGATTAATAGGGCTATTTCACAGCTTAGATTTTTAATCGGGGTTTACTCCCCTAGGCCGCGCGGCTGACAAGCCGCTAAAGGTGCGCCCACACCtactggttttggtcc
The nucleotide sequence above comes from Melitaea cinxia chromosome 28, ilMelCinx1.1, whole genome shotgun sequence. Encoded proteins:
- the LOC123667375 gene encoding uncharacterized protein LOC123667375, yielding METKTKTKLPQEGTCASGKGESLRASSDARCPFDSGEGTLCYCDSPHMGVDVVPGKGGATSARNTDSDNSLRSGGSNEPSLSRTGLPSRDRKGRFLSRQKGPSKGQDKGGNRFAVLAADDKTDTDTDMVSGSPDRHIALTGRRKRPSSSTFASGRDGSDTEAEGAGLAKINTARRGKARGTTAGPSREKFLKPAPVRPEPVNILIDNESDVGSSIVDDVVALNAQELRARAGEGLAVILEVARKSGNLKGEFVAKLKRSATDLSEVVDAFASRTEADEVRRLRAENRRFRIEIEAMKTELKAMRRGFAEAKTEAAANAAAAAAAAANASVAGPPATLPVAAMLEEFKHSLTCSLGDMMNVRLAQIEERLPPAPSVRPQLGAGGPRRPETAATTSAAPSTVAREETWATVVKRGKGKRKGKGKSSAPPSTPAVEGRTAAPAVKPTGKPAAASSARPAAKPTAKPTKQSGRPATKATVKAKFKAPKTAAVVVQLQPAAVEKGQTYDSIFRSAEDTVKLEELGIERILFRHTATGARMLEIPGSDKEEKADRLASRLREALSDVATVVRPVKTAQVRISGLDDTATPERVAAAVAKATSSDVGTVRVGAIRSGFGGMGSTVVACPVSVAKALTEGGRLLIGWSSVRVSALEALPMRCFKCMGLGHTRPKCPASVDRGNLCFKCGNAGHKVASCPEKTPRCVVCAEGGKPSGHIMCGRRCRPATSKGKGALGTRAPRETASQTAADGVAPPAAAGEVEVVMSE